A genomic segment from Halomicroarcula saliterrae encodes:
- a CDS encoding endonuclease/exonuclease/phosphatase family protein, with amino-acid sequence MPSSDTTRVPLTRRALLGRTAGAAAGIAAATGTAAGSQSAVAAPTVMTQNAYLGFDVAALARAESMADVRRIAGDLFEQVEPERYGARADSFAAAVETNDPAVVALQEVVALRRQQPGDFGTESSEAASEVVVDFLSRIRTALDDRGLDYTVAAEAVTNDVELPAETDDGAVDVRLTDRDVLLVRGDLDTADAVTGTYDAALALPVPGTDRRLVVNRGYAMADVTVDGVEFTAVSTHLESTSATFRRLQARELLDILPADGPVVLGGDINSAPGSGAYELLTDTLTDPYAELRPEADGYTCCQADDLRNDQSQLTRRIDTVLYRGAVSPTSVGRVGHEPGDRVAVAVDGETVRVWPSDHAGVVTTLEIQSTPAEATTPSTAATPSPTASGTPSAPTATGVSAPGFGLLSAVAGLVLGVGTWLRRRSD; translated from the coding sequence ATGCCCTCGTCGGATACCACTCGGGTACCACTCACTCGCCGCGCCCTCCTCGGTCGCACGGCCGGCGCCGCCGCCGGAATCGCTGCCGCGACCGGGACCGCGGCCGGCTCGCAGTCGGCGGTCGCGGCGCCGACGGTCATGACGCAGAACGCGTATCTCGGTTTCGACGTCGCCGCGCTGGCACGGGCCGAGTCGATGGCGGACGTCCGGCGTATCGCGGGTGACCTCTTCGAACAGGTCGAGCCCGAACGCTACGGGGCTCGGGCCGACAGCTTCGCCGCGGCGGTCGAAACCAACGACCCGGCCGTCGTAGCCCTGCAGGAGGTGGTGGCGCTCCGGCGACAGCAGCCGGGGGATTTCGGCACCGAGTCGAGCGAGGCGGCCTCGGAGGTCGTCGTCGACTTCCTCTCCCGCATCCGGACGGCTCTGGACGACCGGGGGCTGGACTACACCGTCGCCGCCGAGGCGGTGACGAACGACGTCGAACTGCCGGCCGAGACGGACGACGGTGCCGTCGACGTGCGTCTCACCGACAGAGACGTGCTGTTGGTCCGCGGCGACCTCGACACCGCCGACGCCGTCACGGGCACCTACGACGCCGCACTGGCGCTCCCGGTGCCGGGCACCGACCGACGGCTCGTCGTCAACCGCGGCTACGCCATGGCCGACGTCACCGTCGACGGCGTCGAGTTCACGGCCGTCTCGACGCATCTGGAGTCGACCTCGGCGACGTTTCGGCGCCTGCAGGCACGGGAACTGCTCGATATCCTCCCCGCGGACGGGCCGGTCGTCCTCGGCGGTGACATCAACAGCGCGCCGGGCAGCGGGGCCTACGAGCTGTTGACCGACACGCTGACCGACCCGTACGCCGAGCTTCGGCCCGAGGCGGACGGCTACACCTGCTGTCAGGCCGACGACCTGCGCAACGACCAGTCACAGCTCACCCGTCGCATCGACACGGTGCTGTACCGCGGGGCCGTCAGCCCGACGTCGGTCGGGCGTGTCGGCCACGAGCCCGGTGACCGCGTCGCGGTCGCGGTCGACGGGGAGACCGTCCGCGTGTGGCCCTCGGACCACGCCGGCGTCGTCACCACTCTGGAGATACAGTCGACACCGGCCGAGGCGACGACGCCGTCCACGGCCGCGACGCCGTCTCCGACTGCGAGCGGGACGCCGTCGGCGCCGACCGCAACGGGCGTTTCGGCCCCCGGTTTCGGCCTCCTCTCGGCGGTCGCCGGGCTCGTGCTGGGCGTCGGGACGTGGCTTCGGCGTCGGTCCGACTGA
- a CDS encoding urease accessory protein UreF, with protein MSDDAALEAFRLADSFLPVGTYTVSYGLEQFVADDRVTDADELEALLETYLRRQVGPAELVALRAAHAAARTGELDAICDADRRLAAVTLAAEFRESATQSGKRLLSLQSDLRDDDLLARYAERVDEGATPGNYAVVLGVTAALAGVEERRACLLCCHGFATGLLGAAQRLLSLGHTDAQRILDGLGPVMSEAADDSADRSIDEMTPFAPLVDVLAADHERAQRRLFAS; from the coding sequence GTGAGCGACGACGCGGCGCTCGAAGCGTTCCGACTCGCCGACTCCTTCCTCCCGGTCGGCACCTACACCGTCTCCTACGGGCTCGAACAGTTCGTGGCGGACGACCGCGTGACCGACGCCGACGAGCTCGAAGCCCTGCTGGAGACGTACCTGCGCCGGCAGGTCGGGCCGGCCGAACTGGTCGCGCTCCGGGCGGCCCACGCCGCCGCCCGCACGGGCGAGCTAGACGCAATCTGTGACGCCGACCGCCGTCTCGCGGCGGTCACGCTCGCGGCGGAGTTCCGCGAGAGCGCGACACAGTCCGGGAAACGCCTGCTCTCGCTGCAGTCGGACCTTCGGGACGACGACCTGCTGGCCCGGTACGCCGAGCGGGTCGACGAGGGGGCGACGCCGGGCAACTATGCCGTCGTTCTGGGCGTCACGGCCGCGCTCGCCGGCGTCGAGGAACGACGGGCCTGTCTGCTGTGCTGTCACGGCTTCGCCACCGGCCTGCTCGGGGCCGCCCAGCGACTGCTCTCGCTCGGCCACACCGACGCCCAGCGGATTCTCGACGGGCTCGGACCGGTGATGAGCGAGGCCGCCGACGACAGCGCGGACCGGTCTATCGACGAGATGACGCCCTTCGCGCCGCTGGTCGACGTGCTGGCGGCGGACCACGAGCGCGCACAGCGGCGGCTGTTCGCGAGCTGA
- a CDS encoding M20 family metallopeptidase, with product MDVVSLTEELVAIPSHDDETAAGEFVAEWLRDHTDAAVSRDDHGNVVARTGTGEQSLALVGHHDVVPPDDRQVDDTGEYRLTRRAGRLYGRGTADMKGSLAAAMLAFADAEPTAGELVFASFAGEEQGGEGCRAAIEDGFSTDYAVVVEGSTGYSEPGVPASEAGGGSPERRSDGVTDVAVAHKGRRGSTVVAEGTAAHASEVDAGENAIYRATDAVDLIRGIEFPTTDVLGHELRGSVTVTEIEGGSAWNVVPERCEATVDERTVPGERAPLERVEALDGVSVRVDQDLPPMACGDAAFADAVLDAAAGAQEGDPEHVVKPHATDAGWLAAAGTDCVVVGAAEPGEAHTATESVSIAVLERCRTIYDGVVDSWLD from the coding sequence ATGGACGTCGTCTCTCTCACCGAGGAGCTGGTGGCGATTCCGAGCCACGACGACGAGACAGCCGCCGGCGAGTTCGTCGCCGAGTGGCTCCGTGACCACACCGACGCGGCCGTCTCCCGCGACGACCACGGTAACGTCGTCGCCCGGACGGGAACGGGCGAGCAGTCGCTCGCTCTCGTCGGCCACCACGACGTGGTGCCCCCGGACGACAGACAGGTCGACGACACGGGCGAGTACCGCCTCACGCGGCGAGCGGGACGCCTCTACGGCCGCGGCACCGCCGACATGAAGGGCTCGCTCGCGGCGGCGATGCTCGCCTTCGCCGACGCGGAACCGACCGCCGGCGAACTGGTTTTCGCCTCTTTCGCCGGCGAGGAGCAGGGCGGTGAGGGGTGTCGTGCGGCCATCGAGGACGGGTTCTCGACCGACTACGCCGTCGTCGTCGAGGGGTCGACGGGCTACTCCGAGCCGGGGGTCCCCGCGAGCGAAGCGGGTGGGGGCTCGCCGGAGCGTCGCTCCGACGGTGTCACCGACGTGGCCGTCGCCCACAAGGGCCGGCGCGGGTCGACAGTCGTCGCCGAGGGCACCGCCGCGCACGCGAGCGAGGTCGACGCGGGCGAGAACGCCATCTACCGGGCGACCGACGCCGTCGACCTGATCCGGGGTATCGAGTTCCCGACCACCGACGTGCTCGGTCACGAACTGCGGGGGAGCGTCACCGTCACCGAAATCGAGGGCGGGTCGGCCTGGAACGTCGTCCCCGAGCGCTGCGAGGCGACGGTCGACGAACGGACCGTCCCCGGCGAACGGGCGCCACTGGAGCGCGTCGAGGCTCTCGACGGCGTCTCCGTCCGCGTCGATCAGGACCTCCCGCCGATGGCCTGCGGCGACGCCGCGTTCGCCGACGCGGTGCTGGACGCGGCCGCCGGGGCACAGGAGGGCGACCCCGAACACGTCGTCAAACCCCACGCGACCGACGCCGGCTGGCTCGCAGCGGCGGGCACGGACTGTGTCGTCGTCGGCGCGGCCGAACCCGGCGAGGCACACACCGCGACGGAGAGCGTCTCCATCGCTGTGCTGGAGCGGTGCCGGACCATCTACGACGGCGTGGTCGACTCGTGGCTGGATTGA
- a CDS encoding carboxypeptidase M32, giving the protein MATTTDTTATYEAFLDHVKRLHYVGDAGSVLQWDQQVMMPSGGTPARAKQSSALSTLHHELLTDDRLGEWLDELDDADLDPEQAAVVREVRRDHERAVRVPSDLVERISEASSNALPVWEEAKAEDDFAMFADTLEEMVELRREYAAAIDPDRDPYEVLFEEYEPYLGVDTAEEVLTTLRDELVGLIDDIADSDVTLANPFEGTYDDDTQQALVEDALSTLGYDWDHGRLDTAPHPFSTGTQFDARVTTRFKPDDPMDAVGSTIHEFGHATYTLGLPQEDYGTPLGEDRDLSVHESQSRFWENHVGRSRPFWDLFADTANDHLGTDASPRAFYEAANTVHPDNLIRVEADELTYHMHIILRFEIERDLIRGDLAVADVPDVWNEKMAEYLGVRPDTDAAGCLQDIHWTNGAIGYFPTYTLGSVLAAQLDHHVRADLGDVDALVRDGDFAPIHDWLTERVHRHGARYETDDLVREATGESFSADHFLAYADEKYRDLYDC; this is encoded by the coding sequence ATGGCAACGACGACCGACACGACCGCGACGTACGAGGCGTTCCTGGACCACGTCAAGCGTCTCCACTACGTCGGCGACGCGGGCAGCGTCCTCCAGTGGGACCAGCAGGTGATGATGCCGAGCGGCGGGACGCCCGCCCGGGCCAAGCAGTCCTCGGCGCTGTCGACGCTGCACCACGAACTGCTGACCGACGACCGGCTCGGCGAGTGGCTGGACGAACTCGACGACGCCGACCTCGACCCCGAGCAGGCGGCCGTCGTCCGGGAGGTCCGCCGCGACCACGAACGGGCTGTCCGGGTCCCCTCGGACCTCGTCGAGCGCATCTCCGAGGCCTCCTCGAACGCTCTGCCGGTCTGGGAGGAGGCCAAGGCCGAGGACGACTTCGCTATGTTCGCCGACACGCTCGAAGAGATGGTCGAACTCCGCCGGGAGTACGCCGCCGCCATCGACCCCGACCGGGACCCCTACGAGGTCCTCTTCGAGGAGTACGAGCCGTATCTCGGCGTCGACACCGCCGAGGAAGTGTTGACGACCCTGCGCGACGAACTCGTCGGGCTCATCGACGACATCGCCGACAGCGACGTGACCCTCGCCAACCCGTTCGAGGGAACCTACGACGACGACACCCAGCAGGCCCTCGTCGAGGACGCGCTCTCCACGCTGGGGTACGACTGGGACCACGGCCGACTCGACACCGCGCCCCACCCGTTCTCGACGGGGACGCAGTTCGACGCCCGCGTCACCACCCGGTTCAAGCCCGACGACCCCATGGACGCCGTGGGGTCGACCATCCACGAGTTCGGCCACGCCACCTACACGCTGGGACTCCCACAGGAGGACTACGGCACGCCGCTCGGCGAGGACCGGGACCTCTCGGTCCACGAGTCACAGTCGCGCTTCTGGGAGAACCACGTCGGCCGCTCCCGGCCGTTCTGGGACCTGTTCGCCGACACCGCCAACGACCACCTCGGCACCGACGCCTCCCCCCGTGCGTTCTACGAGGCGGCCAACACGGTCCACCCGGACAACCTCATCCGCGTCGAGGCTGACGAGCTCACCTACCACATGCACATCATCCTCCGCTTCGAGATAGAGCGGGACCTGATACGGGGCGATCTGGCGGTAGCGGACGTGCCGGACGTGTGGAACGAGAAGATGGCCGAGTATCTGGGTGTCCGGCCCGACACCGACGCGGCGGGCTGTCTGCAGGACATCCACTGGACCAACGGCGCTATCGGCTACTTCCCGACGTACACCCTCGGGTCGGTGCTTGCCGCCCAGCTCGACCACCACGTCCGGGCCGACCTGGGCGACGTCGACGCCCTCGTCCGCGACGGCGACTTCGCACCGATCCACGACTGGCTCACCGAGCGCGTCCACCGCCACGGCGCCCGGTACGAGACCGACGACCTCGTCCGGGAAGCCACGGGGGAGTCCTTTAGCGCCGACCACTTCCTCGCCTACGCCGACGAGAAGTACCGCGACCTCTACGACTGCTAG
- the ureG gene encoding urease accessory protein UreG has product MSLTHRDVATVGIGGPVGSGKTSLLTELVPRLRDDGLDVGVIANDILTQEDANKLRERFAGVVPEDLVAGVETGACPHTGIREDPSMNLQQIDAFVDTHPELDLVLVESGGDNLAATFNPELADYSLYVISVAEGDDIPRKRGPGVVDCDLLVVNKTDLAPHVGADLDVMERDADEVRDGPFVFTNCKADDGIDEVLEHVREGVLFA; this is encoded by the coding sequence ATGAGCCTCACCCACCGCGACGTGGCGACGGTCGGTATCGGCGGGCCCGTGGGCTCGGGCAAGACCTCGCTGCTGACCGAGCTCGTCCCCCGCCTGCGCGACGACGGTCTGGACGTCGGTGTCATCGCCAACGACATCCTCACACAGGAGGACGCGAACAAACTGCGCGAGCGCTTCGCGGGCGTCGTCCCAGAGGACCTCGTCGCCGGCGTCGAGACCGGGGCCTGTCCCCACACCGGCATCCGCGAGGACCCGTCGATGAACCTCCAGCAGATAGACGCGTTCGTCGACACCCATCCGGAGCTGGACCTCGTGCTCGTCGAGAGCGGCGGTGACAATCTCGCCGCGACGTTCAACCCCGAACTGGCCGACTACTCGCTGTACGTCATCAGCGTCGCCGAGGGCGACGACATCCCCCGCAAGCGCGGCCCCGGTGTCGTCGACTGCGACCTGCTCGTCGTCAACAAGACCGACCTCGCGCCCCACGTCGGTGCGGACTTGGACGTGATGGAGCGGGACGCCGACGAGGTCCGGGACGGCCCGTTCGTCTTCACCAACTGCAAGGCCGACGACGGTATCGACGAAGTCCTGGAGCACGTCCGCGAGGGGGTGCTGTTCGCCTGA
- a CDS encoding histidine kinase, which translates to MATETSTTTDTGVHLPDWQAGVVGGIAGAAVMAVLISVMNAAVLAGAIPALYGLSGGAAGWIVHLSHGAVLGVVFAAIVRAVGEDRSAGTVVGLGALWGVVTWVGLAALVMPLWLGAVGFPMAPPFPNFAPPSLLWHAVYGGVLGVAYAGLR; encoded by the coding sequence ATGGCAACCGAAACTTCGACGACGACTGACACCGGTGTCCACCTCCCCGACTGGCAGGCCGGTGTCGTCGGGGGTATCGCCGGGGCGGCCGTCATGGCCGTCCTTATCTCGGTGATGAACGCAGCAGTGCTCGCGGGCGCGATTCCGGCGCTGTACGGGCTCTCTGGCGGTGCCGCGGGCTGGATAGTTCACCTGTCTCACGGCGCGGTTCTGGGGGTCGTCTTCGCCGCTATCGTCCGGGCGGTGGGCGAGGACCGCTCGGCCGGGACAGTCGTGGGTCTGGGCGCGCTCTGGGGCGTCGTCACCTGGGTGGGTCTCGCCGCGCTGGTGATGCCGCTGTGGCTGGGTGCCGTCGGCTTCCCGATGGCCCCGCCGTTCCCGAACTTCGCCCCGCCGAGCCTGCTGTGGCACGCCGTCTACGGCGGCGTGCTGGGCGTCGCCTACGCCGGCCTCCGGTAG
- the ureC gene encoding urease subunit alpha, which translates to MTREMDRDAYASLYGPTEGDKIRLGDTELFAEVEDDLRTHGDEAVFGGGKTLRDGLGQAPGVTQEEGAMDWVLTNATIIDPVLGIVAADIGIRNGEIAGIGKAGNPDTMDGVDMVVGPSTDVYPCEGKIATAGALDIHVHWNSAQLHEHALSGGITTMLGGGYGGGATTCTTGPENVKRHLQAAEDWPVNTGFYAKGNASKPEPLVEQLEAGACTLKLHEDWGSMPDAIDTALDVAEEQDVQVCMHTDTLNEAGFVENTFDAVDGRTMHLFHIEGAGGGHAPDIMEMVGQPNMLPSSTNPSMPYTDNTFDEHLDMVMVCHHLNPDVPEDVAFAESRVRAETIAAEDVLHDMGAISMMTTDSQAMGRMAELVPRTWQTASKMKSQRGPLPEDEGSGADNHRIKRYISKYTVNPAISAGIEPYVGTLEPGKLADVVLWDPAFFGIKPAMTFKGGFPVHSEMGEANGSLMTCEPIKQRERAGAVGKAKHGLSLSFVSPAAAERGVGEEYGLDTPVVPVEGTRTPGKDDMVYNSYCPDDIQVDAETFEVQVDGEHVTCEPSSEIPLAQRYLL; encoded by the coding sequence ATGACCCGCGAGATGGACCGCGACGCCTACGCCTCGCTGTACGGCCCGACCGAGGGCGACAAGATCCGGCTCGGCGACACCGAGCTGTTCGCCGAGGTCGAGGACGACCTCCGGACCCACGGCGACGAGGCCGTCTTCGGCGGCGGCAAGACCCTGCGGGACGGCCTCGGGCAGGCCCCGGGCGTCACGCAGGAAGAGGGCGCGATGGACTGGGTGCTGACGAACGCGACCATCATCGACCCCGTACTCGGCATCGTCGCCGCCGACATCGGGATTCGCAACGGCGAAATCGCCGGCATCGGCAAGGCCGGCAACCCCGACACGATGGACGGGGTCGACATGGTCGTCGGCCCGTCGACGGACGTCTACCCCTGCGAGGGGAAGATCGCGACGGCCGGCGCGCTGGACATCCACGTCCACTGGAACTCCGCACAGCTCCACGAACACGCCCTCTCGGGCGGTATCACGACGATGCTCGGGGGCGGCTACGGCGGCGGTGCGACCACCTGTACCACCGGTCCGGAGAACGTCAAGCGCCACCTGCAGGCCGCGGAGGACTGGCCGGTCAACACCGGGTTCTACGCGAAGGGCAACGCCTCGAAGCCCGAGCCGCTGGTCGAGCAACTGGAGGCCGGCGCCTGCACGCTGAAGCTCCACGAGGACTGGGGGTCGATGCCAGACGCCATCGACACCGCCCTCGACGTGGCCGAGGAGCAGGACGTACAGGTGTGTATGCACACGGACACGCTCAACGAGGCCGGCTTCGTCGAGAACACCTTCGACGCCGTGGACGGCCGGACGATGCACCTGTTCCACATCGAGGGCGCCGGCGGCGGCCACGCCCCGGACATCATGGAGATGGTCGGTCAGCCCAACATGCTGCCGTCCTCGACCAACCCGTCGATGCCCTACACGGACAACACGTTCGACGAGCACCTCGACATGGTGATGGTGTGTCACCATCTGAACCCCGACGTGCCAGAGGACGTGGCCTTCGCGGAGTCGCGCGTGCGGGCCGAGACCATCGCCGCCGAGGACGTGCTCCACGACATGGGCGCCATCTCGATGATGACGACGGACTCACAGGCGATGGGCCGGATGGCCGAACTCGTCCCCCGGACGTGGCAGACGGCCTCGAAGATGAAGTCCCAGCGCGGCCCGCTCCCCGAAGACGAGGGCTCCGGTGCCGACAACCACCGAATCAAACGCTACATCTCGAAGTACACCGTCAACCCCGCGATCTCCGCGGGCATCGAGCCGTACGTCGGCACGCTCGAACCCGGCAAACTAGCCGACGTAGTGCTGTGGGACCCGGCGTTCTTCGGTATCAAGCCCGCGATGACGTTCAAGGGCGGCTTCCCGGTCCACTCCGAGATGGGCGAAGCCAACGGCTCGCTGATGACCTGCGAACCCATCAAACAGCGCGAGCGGGCCGGCGCCGTCGGCAAGGCCAAACACGGGCTCTCGCTGTCGTTCGTCTCGCCGGCCGCCGCCGAACGCGGCGTCGGCGAGGAGTACGGCCTCGACACACCAGTCGTCCCCGTCGAGGGCACCCGCACGCCCGGTAAAGACGACATGGTGTACAACAGCTACTGTCCCGACGACATCCAGGTCGACGCCGAAACGTTCGAGGTACAGGTCGACGGCGAACACGTCACCTGTGAACCGTCCTCGGAGATACCACTCGCACAGCGGTACCTGCTATGA
- a CDS encoding urease accessory protein UreE, with protein MLVADSYVGHREDAAVADRLADADVGTVVLSDTDRRRSRVRTTTADGEDIGIVVARDLADGDVLDADDRLVVVELAPVDALVVDVAGADIPPTVALELGHALGNRHWNLALRDGEALFPVPDSRDRMDATVAELLPDGVETRYESVPPTTFDDADDGHAHGGDGHSHGGDGHSHDGAGHSHGVHTIEEGGQ; from the coding sequence ATGCTGGTCGCCGACAGCTACGTCGGCCACCGCGAGGACGCGGCCGTCGCCGACCGGCTGGCCGACGCCGACGTCGGGACAGTCGTCCTCTCGGACACCGACCGGCGGCGCTCCCGGGTGCGGACGACGACCGCCGACGGCGAGGACATCGGCATCGTCGTGGCCCGCGACCTCGCCGACGGCGACGTACTCGACGCCGACGACCGGCTCGTCGTCGTCGAACTCGCGCCCGTCGACGCGCTCGTCGTGGACGTGGCCGGCGCCGACATCCCGCCGACTGTCGCCCTGGAACTGGGCCACGCGCTGGGGAACCGACACTGGAACCTCGCGCTCCGGGACGGGGAGGCGCTGTTCCCGGTGCCGGACAGCCGCGATCGGATGGACGCGACCGTGGCGGAACTGCTCCCCGACGGCGTCGAGACGCGCTACGAGTCGGTGCCGCCGACGACGTTCGACGACGCGGACGACGGCCACGCCCACGGCGGTGACGGCCACAGCCACGGCGGTGACGGCCACAGCCACGATGGGGCCGGCCACAGTCACGGGGTCCACACCATCGAGGAGGGCGGACAGTGA
- a CDS encoding urease subunit gamma: MKLTAKEEERLTVFTAAEVARRRKERGVPLNHPEAVAYISDWCIERGRDGDSVAEIRSGASQLLGREDVMDGVPEMIGMIQVEPVFPDGTKLVTVHDPIRSDSVGTADAAGDGTADGGDEAEAE; the protein is encoded by the coding sequence ATGAAACTCACAGCCAAAGAGGAGGAACGACTCACGGTCTTTACCGCCGCAGAGGTCGCGCGGCGCCGCAAGGAGCGCGGCGTCCCGCTGAACCACCCCGAAGCCGTCGCCTACATCAGCGACTGGTGTATCGAGCGCGGGCGTGACGGCGACTCGGTCGCCGAGATTCGCTCCGGCGCGTCCCAGCTACTGGGCCGCGAGGACGTGATGGACGGCGTCCCCGAGATGATAGGGATGATTCAGGTCGAGCCCGTCTTCCCCGACGGCACGAAGCTCGTCACCGTCCACGACCCGATTCGCTCGGATAGCGTCGGCACCGCCGACGCAGCGGGAGACGGCACCGCCGACGGCGGGGACGAGGCCGAAGCGGAATAA
- a CDS encoding methyl-accepting chemotaxis protein encodes MSESGPGTTDVSASADIDDDIDADIEDDIAEDIDREAGYEHEVASEIQTLIAELENSSVDIAHETADIRERTAEQYEGMAEIASEVSNLSASVEEIASSSEEVSAATREANDLAERGQDNAEDVHEAMEAIQQAADSVAQDVRTIQQSVQEIDEIVDVINDIADQTNMLALNASIEAARAGEAGEGFAVVANEVKSLAEESQQQATTIEGMIDGIQDDTENAVRSLESSNREIDDGIETVEESTEILSDIGDAVREVNHGIEEVATATDQQAASTEEVASMIDQATDDAEVIAESTADIADKAEGQTDQIAGINQRMDDLVEDLQRNN; translated from the coding sequence ATGTCTGAATCCGGGCCCGGGACGACGGACGTTTCGGCGAGTGCCGACATCGACGACGATATCGACGCGGATATCGAGGACGATATCGCCGAAGACATCGACAGAGAGGCCGGCTACGAGCACGAGGTCGCAAGCGAGATACAGACGCTCATCGCGGAACTGGAGAACTCGTCGGTCGACATCGCGCACGAGACCGCCGACATCAGGGAGCGAACCGCCGAGCAGTACGAGGGGATGGCGGAAATCGCCAGCGAGGTGTCGAACCTCTCGGCTTCCGTCGAAGAGATAGCCTCCTCCTCCGAAGAGGTCTCGGCGGCGACCCGGGAGGCCAACGACCTCGCCGAACGGGGGCAGGACAACGCCGAAGACGTCCACGAGGCGATGGAGGCCATCCAGCAGGCCGCCGACAGCGTCGCTCAGGACGTCCGGACCATCCAGCAGAGCGTCCAGGAGATAGACGAGATCGTCGACGTCATCAACGACATCGCCGACCAGACCAACATGCTGGCGCTGAACGCCTCTATCGAGGCCGCCCGCGCCGGTGAAGCCGGCGAAGGGTTCGCTGTCGTCGCGAACGAGGTCAAATCGCTGGCCGAGGAGTCCCAACAGCAGGCCACCACCATCGAGGGGATGATAGACGGGATTCAGGACGACACCGAGAACGCCGTCAGGAGCCTCGAATCGAGCAACAGAGAGATAGACGACGGCATCGAGACCGTCGAGGAGTCCACCGAGATCCTCTCGGATATCGGCGACGCCGTCCGCGAGGTCAACCACGGCATCGAGGAGGTCGCGACCGCGACGGACCAGCAGGCCGCCTCCACCGAGGAGGTCGCGAGTATGATAGACCAGGCGACCGACGACGCCGAGGTCATCGCCGAATCGACGGCCGACATCGCCGACAAAGCGGAGGGCCAGACCGACCAGATAGCCGGCATCAACCAGCGGATGGACGACCTCGTCGAAGACCTCCAGCGGAACAACTGA
- a CDS encoding urease accessory protein UreD, whose translation MAADLPDAQADRDEPRGESAQPDAPHPAFEPYAAEPIPQAAVGAPGKDGVLELRFAPTEGGTKLVHDYATVPFHVSGTLGHDPHPEVETVFLQSPTGGIAQGDRHDVDIAVEADALAHVSTQSSTKVQSMNCNYAAAETALSVGAGGHLDYVPEPTILHADSRFYQGLTLDLADGATAVLGDIVVPGRLARGERFDFERYLSRVRARGPDGLLFEDTTHLAPGDADPATPGVLGEFTVYGTLFVVAPDADTAALSDELHAAVSDATARAGATELPNGAGVAVRALGDRAETVEAALHAAWDGARRELLDAPAPSGRKY comes from the coding sequence ATGGCCGCCGACCTGCCGGACGCACAGGCAGACCGGGACGAGCCGCGTGGCGAGTCGGCCCAGCCCGACGCCCCGCATCCGGCCTTCGAGCCGTACGCGGCCGAACCCATCCCACAGGCCGCGGTCGGCGCACCGGGGAAAGACGGCGTGCTCGAACTCCGGTTTGCCCCAACTGAGGGGGGGACGAAACTCGTCCACGACTACGCGACGGTGCCGTTCCACGTCTCGGGGACGCTCGGTCACGACCCTCACCCCGAAGTCGAGACGGTCTTCCTGCAGTCGCCGACCGGCGGCATCGCACAGGGCGACCGCCACGACGTCGACATCGCCGTCGAGGCCGACGCGCTCGCCCACGTCTCGACCCAGAGCTCGACGAAGGTGCAGTCGATGAACTGCAACTACGCCGCGGCGGAGACGGCGCTGTCGGTCGGGGCCGGCGGCCATCTGGACTACGTCCCCGAGCCGACGATACTCCACGCCGACTCCCGGTTCTACCAGGGGCTGACGCTCGACCTCGCCGACGGCGCGACGGCCGTCCTCGGGGACATCGTCGTCCCCGGCCGGCTGGCCCGCGGCGAGCGCTTCGACTTCGAGCGGTATCTCTCGCGTGTCCGCGCCCGTGGCCCGGACGGGCTGTTGTTCGAGGACACGACCCACCTCGCGCCCGGGGACGCCGACCCGGCCACGCCCGGTGTGCTGGGCGAGTTCACCGTCTACGGGACGCTGTTCGTCGTCGCGCCCGACGCCGACACGGCGGCCCTGTCGGACGAGCTCCACGCGGCCGTCTCCGACGCCACGGCGCGTGCCGGCGCGACCGAACTGCCAAACGGTGCCGGTGTCGCCGTGCGAGCACTGGGCGACCGCGCCGAGACGGTCGAGGCCGCGTTGCACGCCGCCTGGGACGGGGCCCGCCGCGAGCTACTGGACGCCCCCGCACCGTCCGGGAGGAAGTACTGA